A genomic window from Photobacterium gaetbulicola Gung47 includes:
- a CDS encoding dienelactone hydrolase (COG0412): MKTLFMPGRLTLGTLTIGSILTLMTFATNAAEGRAIEYKVNDEAYEGYYISPSEDAPLVLLIHDWDGLTDYEVKRAEMLAEQGYAVFAADLFGAGVRPTEVKDKRQHTGELYKDRQKMRDLMNGALQMADSLGANTDKSVAMGYCFGGAAVLELARSGSDMKGFVTFHGGLQTPEGQDYLKSKGNILVLHGAADSAIPMSDFAVLSGELEKAGVSNEMIVYSGAPHAFTVYGSDNYRQDADYKSWQRFLTFLDDIEWE; the protein is encoded by the coding sequence ATGAAAACACTGTTTATGCCAGGTAGATTGACACTAGGAACATTGACGATTGGATCGATACTGACACTGATGACCTTTGCAACCAATGCTGCCGAGGGCAGGGCTATTGAGTACAAGGTGAATGATGAAGCCTATGAGGGGTACTATATTTCACCATCAGAAGATGCGCCTTTGGTACTGTTGATCCATGACTGGGATGGGCTCACCGACTATGAGGTTAAGCGGGCTGAAATGTTGGCAGAGCAAGGCTATGCCGTGTTTGCCGCCGATCTGTTTGGCGCTGGGGTAAGGCCAACAGAGGTGAAAGACAAACGCCAGCATACAGGCGAGCTGTACAAAGACCGGCAGAAAATGCGTGACTTGATGAACGGCGCGTTGCAAATGGCTGACTCGCTCGGTGCCAATACCGATAAGTCTGTGGCCATGGGTTATTGCTTCGGCGGCGCGGCGGTGTTGGAACTCGCACGTTCGGGTTCAGATATGAAAGGCTTTGTGACGTTCCACGGTGGGTTACAAACCCCGGAAGGGCAAGACTACTTGAAATCCAAGGGCAACATTCTGGTACTGCATGGCGCAGCAGATAGCGCGATCCCAATGTCTGATTTCGCGGTATTATCGGGCGAGCTGGAAAAAGCCGGGGTGAGTAATGAAATGATTGTCTATAGTGGCGCACCGCATGCGTTTACTGTCTACGGTTCGGATAACTACCGCCAAGATGCCGATTACAAATCCTGGCAGCGTTTTTTGACCTTCCTCGATGATATTGAATGGGAATAG
- a CDS encoding hypothetical protein (COG0547), translating into MTAFSEFIKHVGRGEKGRRPLTQEEAREALDMYLDGKAELLQLATLLMLQRVRCETSEEAAGYIQSLRGRISPKWHELDIDVDWPCFAGKRRQPPWLLLAAKLLAKNGIRVMLSGHMAVDAIKYQVESACPALNIQQAETPDDARRILAEDNICYIPLSSYCEPLIDLLALRNLVGLRTPLNTVARALNPTAAPYSIHGIFHQGYEQLHAEAAQLVGDKNMVAFKGEGGESERSPRTACRLSGVSQGQLFTEEWPTYLEGASGKHGEISGEFLQTIWLGDADNHYGECAVISTLAIVLKMMGICSEQEQALSMAREWWEKRLS; encoded by the coding sequence ATGACAGCATTTTCAGAGTTCATTAAACACGTTGGCCGCGGGGAAAAGGGCCGTCGGCCACTTACCCAGGAAGAAGCACGAGAAGCACTAGATATGTACCTCGACGGCAAAGCCGAATTACTTCAACTTGCCACGTTACTTATGCTGCAGCGCGTGCGCTGCGAAACCAGTGAAGAAGCGGCTGGCTACATCCAATCATTGCGCGGCCGTATTTCACCTAAGTGGCATGAGCTGGACATTGATGTCGACTGGCCTTGCTTTGCAGGCAAGCGCCGTCAGCCGCCTTGGCTATTGCTAGCAGCCAAACTGCTTGCAAAGAACGGTATCCGTGTAATGCTGAGCGGCCATATGGCTGTCGATGCCATCAAATACCAGGTAGAAAGTGCCTGTCCAGCGCTGAATATCCAGCAAGCCGAAACACCCGATGACGCAAGGCGGATCCTGGCCGAGGATAATATCTGTTATATTCCGCTTTCGAGCTACTGCGAGCCGTTGATCGATCTGCTGGCACTGCGCAACTTGGTCGGGCTGCGGACCCCGCTCAATACCGTGGCCCGGGCCCTCAACCCGACTGCAGCACCGTATTCAATCCACGGGATTTTCCACCAGGGCTATGAACAACTCCACGCCGAAGCGGCGCAGTTGGTGGGAGACAAGAACATGGTCGCCTTCAAGGGAGAAGGCGGGGAGAGTGAGCGTAGCCCGCGCACTGCCTGCCGCTTGTCCGGCGTTAGCCAGGGGCAATTGTTCACCGAAGAATGGCCAACCTACTTGGAGGGGGCGTCGGGCAAGCATGGTGAGATCAGCGGCGAGTTCTTGCAAACGATCTGGCTGGGGGATGCCGACAACCATTACGGTGAATGTGCCGTCATTTCCACCCTGGCCATCGTGCTCAAAATGATGGGGATCTGCAGCGAGCAAGAACAGGCGCTGTCGATGGCACGCGAATGGTGGGAGAAGCGCTTGAGCTAA
- a CDS encoding methyl-accepting chemotaxis protein (COG0840): MISPLKSLTIRQTLLITFIIPTFLLVSVIGWQTHQLMDERTQADVAQETVALFHLYDEVAHQFAVERGLTAGVIGAKGQGPQVEALRQQRIQADKAYQALLAFAPLHLSRQSVDPLLAAVRSELDKRQGIRQQVDSLRLVDSPFAYYSNVNRLALDNLSILLAQISNADLKQELQGLLQLLVTKEQAGMARGALNGVFASKQSSLDRYAQIQEYINDEAYAIRQAGLLLSGQHRQQLEAIMRSSTWQQVMAIQQQFLAQKASLSAVEGPAAPSWFGLATDRIALVKGLRDQMTAELTAAVKFEQQQVSNQLWFFAGIIMLVVVPLIVFTIVSLKRLTRRVSAFSDKLSTMAASKDLTIRLADSSDDEIGEIGKKLDRLSESVCDTLNKAHGVANQTQQEMAEMVKLIALARTDSQQTHTRCDSIATAMTEMAQTSEQVAGITNEAQRSTELARESAESSYAQSEQSQQTTARLLDSVNETYLCIENLEQQMAGVTVILDTINAISEQTNLLALNAAIEAARAGEQGRGFAVVADEVRTLAQRSKKSTEDIRLLLDGITQNAKDSYTNMQQSREATVETQDVVFEAKSLVEGLIGSVNEIAEFNTGIATAASQQSQTAQSVDADVDGLLELAGNTMQAIADIHDEMDLIRQRMGELSSEVDKFHIRTTG, encoded by the coding sequence ATGATCAGTCCGCTCAAGTCCTTGACCATACGCCAAACCTTGCTCATTACCTTCATTATTCCCACTTTTTTGCTGGTGTCGGTGATAGGGTGGCAAACTCACCAGTTAATGGATGAACGTACGCAAGCTGATGTTGCTCAAGAAACGGTTGCGTTATTCCATTTATACGATGAGGTTGCCCACCAGTTTGCGGTTGAACGAGGTTTAACCGCAGGGGTGATCGGAGCCAAAGGGCAGGGGCCACAGGTGGAGGCTTTGAGGCAGCAAAGAATCCAGGCAGACAAGGCTTATCAGGCATTGTTGGCTTTTGCACCATTGCATCTTAGCCGTCAGTCTGTCGACCCGTTATTGGCGGCGGTTCGTTCTGAGCTGGATAAACGGCAAGGGATCCGCCAACAGGTCGACAGTCTACGTTTGGTTGACTCACCGTTTGCGTATTACTCCAATGTGAACCGCCTGGCCTTGGATAACCTCTCGATATTGTTGGCCCAAATCAGTAATGCGGACCTCAAGCAGGAGCTGCAAGGCTTGCTGCAGTTGCTTGTTACCAAAGAGCAGGCGGGGATGGCTCGTGGGGCGCTCAACGGGGTGTTTGCCAGCAAGCAGTCTAGCCTCGATCGGTATGCGCAAATTCAGGAGTATATCAATGATGAGGCCTATGCGATTCGGCAGGCCGGTTTACTGCTCAGTGGTCAACATCGACAGCAACTCGAAGCCATTATGCGTTCATCGACTTGGCAGCAGGTGATGGCGATCCAGCAGCAATTTCTTGCTCAGAAAGCGTCATTGTCAGCAGTAGAAGGACCGGCGGCACCGAGTTGGTTTGGGCTGGCTACCGACAGAATTGCCCTGGTCAAAGGTTTGCGAGACCAGATGACCGCTGAGTTAACGGCCGCGGTAAAGTTTGAACAACAACAGGTCTCGAATCAGCTGTGGTTTTTTGCCGGCATTATTATGTTGGTCGTTGTACCGCTGATAGTGTTTACCATTGTGTCGCTAAAACGCTTAACTCGTCGGGTCTCCGCCTTTTCAGACAAGCTATCGACGATGGCTGCGAGTAAAGATCTGACGATTCGCTTGGCTGATAGCAGCGACGATGAAATTGGCGAAATTGGCAAAAAGCTCGATAGGTTATCGGAGAGCGTTTGCGATACCCTCAACAAGGCTCACGGTGTGGCTAACCAAACCCAACAAGAAATGGCGGAGATGGTGAAGTTGATTGCGCTGGCCAGAACGGACAGTCAGCAAACCCATACACGTTGTGACAGTATCGCGACGGCCATGACCGAAATGGCACAAACCAGTGAGCAAGTGGCGGGAATCACCAACGAGGCGCAGCGCAGTACCGAATTGGCCCGTGAGAGTGCCGAGTCAAGCTATGCCCAAAGTGAGCAGTCGCAGCAGACGACGGCGCGTCTGCTGGACAGTGTCAATGAAACCTATCTGTGCATTGAAAATCTCGAGCAGCAAATGGCTGGGGTGACGGTTATCCTCGATACTATCAACGCCATTTCTGAGCAAACTAATCTGTTAGCCTTGAATGCAGCGATAGAGGCGGCAAGGGCCGGCGAGCAAGGGCGGGGCTTTGCCGTCGTTGCTGACGAGGTGAGAACCTTGGCTCAGCGCAGCAAAAAGTCTACCGAAGATATTCGTCTGTTACTTGATGGCATCACGCAAAATGCCAAAGACTCCTATACCAATATGCAGCAAAGCCGAGAGGCGACAGTGGAAACTCAAGATGTGGTGTTCGAAGCCAAATCCTTGGTCGAAGGGCTGATCGGCAGCGTGAATGAAATCGCCGAGTTCAATACGGGTATCGCCACGGCGGCTAGCCAGCAATCTCAAACCGCGCAGAGTGTCGATGCCGATGTTGATGGTTTGCTCGAGCTTGCCGGGAATACCATGCAGGCGATTGCCGATATCCATGACGAGATGGACTTGATCAGGCAGCGCATGGGTGAACTGTCATCCGAAGTCGACAAGTTCCATATCCGTACCACAGGCTAG
- a CDS encoding putative histidine ammonia-lyase protein (COG2986), translated as MVIWNSNMTENIRDSICFGAGRLTIEDVTDIAGGASVRLNDTAEFTSKIQRGTAFLERLLEDEGVIYGVTTGYGDSCTVAIPTELVDELPLHLTRFHGCGLGDNLDHQQARAVLATRLCSLSQGVSGVSLELLQQIVTLINHDIAPRIPQEGSVGASGDLTPLSYLAASLIGEREVIYKGEIKPTADVYSQLGISPIKLKPKEGLALMNGTSVMTALACLAFKRAEYLAQISTRITAMVSVAMQGNDFHFDKALFAVKPHPGQQQIASWLRDDLQANRPPRNSDRLQDRYSLRCAPHVIGTLQDSLPWLRQLIENELNSANDNPIIDGDNECVLHGGHFYGGHIALAMDTLKTVIANIADLLDRQMAQLMDYKFNNGLPFNLTGSTGSRKPINHGFKAVQIGISAWTAEALKHTMPASVFSRSTECHNQDKVSMGTIASRDCLRVLELTEQVASASLLAATQAIELRKRQGELEQDQISPALQAMVKSVRKDFEVVNEDRPLEQELRLFVGKIQQQNWKMYN; from the coding sequence ATGGTTATATGGAATAGCAACATGACAGAAAATATTCGAGACTCTATATGTTTCGGTGCAGGACGTCTGACAATCGAGGACGTTACAGACATCGCTGGTGGCGCTTCAGTAAGGTTAAATGATACCGCTGAATTTACGAGTAAAATTCAACGTGGAACGGCTTTTCTCGAGCGATTACTAGAAGATGAGGGAGTGATATACGGAGTAACGACAGGCTATGGCGATTCCTGTACTGTTGCGATTCCAACGGAGCTTGTCGATGAATTACCACTGCACCTTACCCGTTTTCATGGTTGTGGGTTGGGTGATAACTTGGATCACCAACAAGCACGTGCTGTGTTGGCGACTCGTTTGTGTTCGCTGTCTCAGGGCGTGTCAGGGGTGAGTTTAGAGCTTTTGCAGCAAATCGTTACCTTAATCAATCATGATATTGCTCCACGCATACCACAGGAAGGCTCTGTCGGGGCGAGTGGTGATCTTACCCCTCTATCTTATTTGGCCGCCTCACTTATTGGCGAGCGGGAAGTGATCTATAAAGGGGAAATCAAGCCAACAGCAGATGTATACAGCCAGCTCGGTATCTCGCCGATTAAACTTAAACCCAAAGAGGGGCTAGCTTTGATGAATGGCACTTCAGTCATGACAGCACTAGCTTGCCTTGCATTTAAACGCGCAGAATACTTGGCGCAAATCTCTACCAGGATCACGGCCATGGTTTCTGTTGCCATGCAGGGCAATGACTTCCATTTTGACAAAGCCTTGTTTGCCGTTAAACCTCACCCTGGTCAGCAGCAAATTGCAAGCTGGCTGCGTGATGATTTACAGGCTAATCGTCCTCCACGCAATAGCGATCGCCTTCAAGACCGCTATTCTTTGCGGTGTGCTCCTCATGTTATTGGCACGTTGCAGGATTCCCTCCCTTGGCTTCGTCAACTGATTGAAAATGAGCTCAACAGCGCTAACGACAATCCAATTATTGATGGCGACAATGAGTGCGTGCTGCATGGTGGCCATTTCTATGGAGGACACATAGCTCTTGCGATGGATACGCTAAAGACTGTTATTGCTAACATAGCTGATCTACTTGATAGACAAATGGCTCAGCTGATGGACTACAAGTTTAATAATGGGCTTCCGTTCAACCTAACAGGGTCAACAGGAAGTCGTAAGCCGATCAACCATGGCTTCAAAGCGGTACAAATTGGTATATCAGCGTGGACAGCAGAAGCGCTAAAGCACACTATGCCTGCCAGTGTCTTCTCGCGATCAACCGAGTGCCATAACCAGGATAAAGTCAGTATGGGGACCATCGCTTCCCGAGACTGTCTTCGAGTACTTGAGCTGACTGAACAAGTAGCCTCAGCATCGTTGCTGGCAGCAACACAAGCAATAGAGCTTCGGAAGCGACAAGGGGAGCTCGAACAAGATCAAATTAGTCCTGCCTTGCAGGCAATGGTCAAGTCAGTTCGTAAGGATTTTGAAGTTGTCAATGAAGATCGGCCATTAGAGCAAGAACTCCGCTTATTTGTTGGCAAAATACAGCAGCAGAACTGGAAAATGTATAACTAG